Proteins from a genomic interval of Marinobacter gudaonensis:
- a CDS encoding fatty acid desaturase family protein: MNAAVQPESLGHTVFGKPDERELRDRMKKELPADTFRPQTWRVVWFLPLQLMIWGGIAAILLAGLPWYANLGLGLLVGHTIGCQALLAHEVLHGALGMSRRWQNFFGWLGFGPLIVPPEFWRRWHNVVHHGNTNAGDVDPDSFGTLRRYKTDPKQKKFTRLAPGSGTWYSYLFLTYSFTFHAQMVLWFQAKRRKQFKGFDRRKAIRQSFACVAVWVVLAIVSGPLAVFTVLVPFMAANALGQGYILTNHFLRPQTATNNPLDNSMSLRSHPLLDRLHFRFSHHVEHHFFPKMGHNMAPRVRRWLEENHGERYVAMPHSTALKLLYSTPRVYKSPTELVDPNNPERVFDLLPLQQRYSASGRV; encoded by the coding sequence ATGAACGCTGCCGTACAACCCGAATCTCTCGGTCATACCGTTTTTGGTAAGCCGGATGAGCGGGAACTCAGGGACAGGATGAAGAAGGAGCTGCCGGCGGATACGTTCAGGCCGCAAACCTGGCGGGTTGTCTGGTTTCTGCCGCTGCAGTTAATGATTTGGGGAGGTATCGCCGCCATCTTGCTGGCGGGGTTGCCCTGGTATGCGAATCTGGGGCTTGGTTTACTGGTGGGGCATACCATCGGTTGCCAGGCGTTGCTGGCCCATGAGGTATTGCACGGGGCGCTGGGCATGAGCCGGCGGTGGCAGAACTTCTTTGGCTGGCTCGGGTTCGGGCCGTTGATCGTGCCGCCCGAGTTCTGGCGTCGGTGGCACAACGTGGTGCATCACGGCAATACCAACGCCGGCGACGTGGACCCGGACAGTTTCGGGACGTTGCGGCGCTACAAAACGGACCCGAAGCAGAAGAAGTTCACCAGGCTGGCACCCGGTTCCGGTACCTGGTACAGCTATCTGTTCCTGACCTATTCGTTCACCTTCCACGCCCAGATGGTGCTCTGGTTCCAGGCGAAGCGGCGGAAGCAGTTCAAGGGGTTTGACCGCCGCAAGGCCATCCGGCAGTCCTTCGCCTGCGTGGCAGTCTGGGTGGTTCTGGCGATCGTTTCAGGGCCGCTGGCGGTGTTTACGGTGCTGGTTCCGTTCATGGCGGCCAATGCGCTGGGGCAGGGGTACATTCTCACCAACCACTTCCTGCGGCCGCAAACGGCGACTAACAACCCGCTGGACAATTCCATGAGCCTGCGCAGCCACCCGCTGCTGGATCGGCTGCATTTCCGGTTCAGTCATCACGTGGAGCACCATTTCTTCCCGAAAATGGGCCACAACATGGCACCGCGTGTGCGCCGTTGGCTGGAGGAGAATCATGGTGAGCGGTATGTGGCCATGCCGCACAGTACGGCGCTGAAGCTGCTGTACAGCACCCCCCGGGTTTACAAGTCACCGACAGAGCTGGTGGATCCGAACAACCCGGAGAGGGTGTTTGATTTGTTGCCGTTGCAGCAGAGGTATTCCGCCAGTGGTCGGGTTTAG
- a CDS encoding MinD/ParA family ATP-binding protein, whose amino-acid sequence MNAREPSKHNPNQPRTIAVTGGKGGVGKTSVALNLALTLARQDKRVLLLDGDTDLANVSIMVGLYPRRTLANVMAGECRLEDIILESDYGLHIVPGASGVQDCMDMGQAESLRILRALNNLESRYDYVITDTAAGLQAAGLHMIAAAELACVVVTPDPASLTDAFSLIKVLRRRGYTRVPSILVNMAQGASQARSVFQRLDSAAQRHLGISLHYMGGIWRDETLRQSVLNQKPVALLPVSDPSCRQFHTLADMLDVRLSQLPPRKAGFAAYWHRVSRRDAPKPDGQHAQSNGEQPETRPVPRKEGVLQSVGELEAVFRQGEVEPLLRYEAFTRLFALLGSTLDSDAVEIIQTGLGSMNWENLDMERRKHLAAHLRNLADQVFPTAARIAPENLRAPAQSEPVYDRISFGEQDRLVRVLREQPADISLDQLLRSLSGNSRDGS is encoded by the coding sequence ATGAACGCCAGAGAGCCTTCCAAGCATAATCCAAACCAGCCCCGGACGATCGCTGTCACCGGGGGTAAAGGTGGGGTGGGCAAAACGTCGGTGGCCCTGAACCTGGCGTTGACCCTGGCGCGGCAGGACAAGCGAGTACTGCTGCTTGATGGCGATACCGATCTGGCGAACGTGAGCATCATGGTGGGCTTGTACCCGCGCAGGACACTCGCCAATGTTATGGCCGGGGAGTGTCGCCTGGAAGACATCATTCTCGAATCCGACTACGGCCTTCACATCGTGCCTGGCGCCTCCGGGGTTCAGGACTGTATGGATATGGGGCAGGCCGAGAGTCTGCGCATACTCCGGGCGCTGAACAACCTCGAGAGCCGGTACGACTACGTGATCACCGACACCGCCGCCGGCCTCCAGGCTGCCGGCCTGCACATGATCGCCGCCGCTGAGCTGGCTTGTGTGGTTGTTACTCCCGATCCGGCGTCGCTCACGGATGCGTTTTCGCTGATCAAGGTGTTGCGGCGCCGGGGCTACACCCGGGTTCCCAGTATCCTGGTAAACATGGCCCAGGGCGCAAGCCAGGCCAGGTCGGTGTTCCAGCGCCTGGATTCCGCGGCGCAACGTCATCTGGGCATTTCCCTGCATTACATGGGCGGTATCTGGCGGGATGAGACTCTCCGCCAGTCCGTCCTCAACCAGAAGCCTGTGGCCCTGCTCCCGGTATCCGACCCTTCGTGCCGCCAGTTCCACACTCTCGCCGATATGCTGGATGTCCGATTGTCGCAATTACCCCCTCGCAAGGCGGGTTTTGCTGCCTACTGGCACCGGGTTTCCCGCCGGGATGCCCCGAAACCGGATGGCCAGCATGCGCAATCGAATGGTGAGCAGCCGGAAACCCGGCCGGTGCCCCGGAAAGAGGGTGTTCTCCAGTCGGTCGGTGAGCTGGAGGCGGTGTTCCGTCAGGGTGAGGTGGAGCCGTTGCTGCGTTATGAGGCGTTTACCCGTCTGTTTGCACTGTTGGGAAGCACGCTCGACAGCGATGCGGTGGAGATCATCCAGACCGGTCTTGGTTCGATGAACTGGGAAAACCTGGATATGGAACGCCGGAAACATCTGGCGGCCCATCTCCGGAATCTTGCGGACCAGGTGTTTCCTACAGCAGCACGAATTGCCCCGGAAAACCTGCGCGCTCCCGCGCAGAGCGAGCCAGTCTATGACCGAATCAGTTTTGGCGAGCAGGACCGCCTGGTGCGGGTCCTGCGGGAGCAGCCCGCCGATATCTCCCTTGATCAGCTACTGCGTTCCCTGTCTGGCAACAGCCGCGACGGGTCCTGA
- a CDS encoding LuxR C-terminal-related transcriptional regulator: MAQTIIVADDHPLFRAALKQAVSQAVPDAETVEVDSIKALQAAVESHPDADLVLLDLNMPGAHGFSGLVFMRGQYPGLPVVVVSGSEELQVMRRSIDYGASGFIPKSAPLPTITEAIQAVLEGDVWLPEGVAEKIERMHSDATDFSEKLASLTPQQFRVLGMLAEGLLNKQIAYDLDVSEATIKAHITAVFRKLGVRNRTQAVIAIQQMEIDPSDQSLSGS, from the coding sequence ATGGCACAAACAATTATCGTCGCTGATGATCACCCGCTGTTCCGTGCAGCATTGAAGCAGGCGGTCAGTCAGGCGGTGCCGGATGCCGAGACGGTGGAAGTCGACAGCATCAAGGCATTGCAGGCGGCGGTAGAGTCGCATCCGGATGCGGATCTGGTCCTGCTGGATCTCAATATGCCGGGTGCCCACGGCTTTTCGGGGCTCGTGTTCATGCGCGGGCAGTACCCGGGGCTGCCGGTGGTGGTTGTGTCAGGATCCGAGGAATTACAGGTGATGCGTCGCTCGATCGACTACGGCGCCTCCGGCTTCATCCCGAAGTCGGCGCCGTTGCCTACCATCACCGAGGCGATTCAGGCGGTGCTGGAAGGTGACGTTTGGCTGCCGGAGGGCGTTGCCGAGAAGATCGAGCGGATGCATTCGGATGCCACGGATTTTTCCGAGAAGCTGGCGTCGCTGACGCCGCAGCAGTTCCGGGTGCTGGGTATGCTGGCCGAGGGGCTTCTGAACAAGCAGATCGCCTATGATCTGGATGTGTCGGAGGCGACCATCAAGGCGCATATTACGGCGGTGTTCCGGAAGCTTGGGGTTCGGAACCGGACTCAGGCGGTGATTGCGATTCAGCAGATGGAGATCGATCCTTCGGATCAGTCCTTGTCTGGTAGTTGA
- a CDS encoding D-2-hydroxyacid dehydrogenase, with product MTQHNKPVVTVLTAPGEQEPPGMDAVRARADVRFACDEQTLRDTLPGTDIMMVTDFRTEALAAAWHTADRLKWIHATSAGVDALMFPDLIKGDVIVTNARGIFDRTIAEYVLCTILMFAKDFPNSIRLQMKHEWKHRDTERAEGKQVLVVGAGSIGRQIGRLVGAAGLQAHGIARKRRKEDPDFVAVHGNDDLYEQLGHADFVVIAAPLTPQTEGLFDEKAFKAMKKSARLINIGRGPIVKTDDLIAALQSGEIAGAGLDVFEEEPLPENHPLWDMENVTMTAHMAGDFIGWKRALTDQFLENFDRWHKGEELFNLVDKELGYAGSK from the coding sequence ATGACCCAGCACAACAAACCCGTTGTAACCGTTCTCACCGCGCCGGGCGAGCAGGAACCGCCGGGAATGGACGCAGTCCGGGCCCGGGCCGATGTGCGATTCGCCTGCGATGAGCAAACCCTTCGGGATACCCTGCCGGGGACCGACATCATGATGGTCACCGATTTCCGGACGGAAGCACTGGCAGCTGCCTGGCACACTGCCGACAGGCTGAAATGGATCCACGCCACCAGCGCGGGCGTGGATGCGCTGATGTTTCCGGATCTGATCAAGGGCGACGTCATTGTCACCAACGCCCGGGGCATCTTCGACCGCACCATTGCCGAGTATGTGCTCTGCACCATCCTGATGTTTGCCAAGGATTTTCCGAACTCCATCCGCCTGCAGATGAAACACGAGTGGAAGCATCGGGATACCGAGCGGGCGGAAGGTAAGCAAGTATTGGTGGTGGGCGCCGGCTCCATCGGCCGCCAGATCGGCCGTCTGGTTGGAGCGGCGGGACTGCAGGCCCACGGCATTGCTCGCAAGCGCCGCAAGGAGGATCCGGATTTTGTGGCGGTCCACGGCAATGACGATCTTTACGAACAGCTGGGGCACGCCGATTTCGTGGTTATCGCAGCCCCCCTGACACCCCAGACCGAAGGCCTGTTCGATGAGAAGGCATTCAAGGCCATGAAGAAGTCCGCCCGCCTGATCAACATTGGCCGTGGCCCCATCGTAAAGACCGACGACCTGATCGCCGCCCTCCAGAGCGGCGAGATTGCCGGCGCCGGCCTGGATGTCTTCGAGGAAGAACCGCTGCCGGAGAATCACCCGCTCTGGGACATGGAAAACGTCACCATGACTGCCCACATGGCCGGTGATTTCATCGGCTGGAAGCGGGCGCTTACCGATCAGTTCCTGGAGAACTTTGACCGCTGGCACAAGGGCGAGGAATTGTTCAACCTGGTGGACAAGGAGCTGGGTTACGCTGGGAGCAAGTGA
- a CDS encoding DUF1439 domain-containing protein yields MNRTPWRTLCSSLLLVTLALASGCASMSPYSISEGELERHLKDVVSEYDRKQLNSGSPLSLSLDDADITLGPDGRDVAVIDVRGQVALNALLTKLPVDIALKVEGAPVYDSAEKAIFIRRLQLLESSIDSPLFKGDLKPVTDTVMRVVAQMLETMPVYRLDEANFAERMFGMMPVDVRVAPGRLEFVMADQ; encoded by the coding sequence ATGAATAGAACACCCTGGAGAACCCTGTGTTCTTCGCTTTTACTAGTGACGCTGGCACTGGCCAGTGGCTGTGCCAGCATGTCGCCCTATTCGATCTCCGAGGGTGAACTGGAGCGCCACCTGAAGGATGTGGTGAGCGAGTACGACCGTAAACAGCTCAATAGCGGATCACCCCTGAGCCTCAGTCTCGACGACGCTGACATTACCCTGGGTCCCGACGGGCGGGACGTAGCCGTGATTGATGTGCGGGGGCAGGTGGCACTGAATGCGTTGCTGACAAAGCTGCCGGTCGATATTGCCCTGAAGGTGGAGGGTGCGCCTGTTTACGACAGTGCTGAGAAAGCGATCTTCATTCGGCGGCTGCAGTTGCTGGAGAGCAGCATCGATTCGCCCCTGTTCAAGGGCGACCTGAAGCCGGTAACCGATACCGTGATGCGGGTGGTGGCCCAGATGCTGGAAACCATGCCCGTCTACCGGCTGGATGAGGCCAATTTCGCGGAACGGATGTTCGGCATGATGCCGGTCGATGTGCGCGTTGCCCCTGGCCGGCTCGAGTTCGTGATGGCCGACCAGTAG
- the acs gene encoding acetate--CoA ligase, with the protein MTEKHLYPVSPEVAKQALLNREQYEKMYRQSVEDPDAFWAEHGKRIDWIKPFTKVKNTTYDYNNLSIKWFEDGQLNAAANCLDRHLEKRGDQTAIIFEGDDPADSHHVTYRELHEETSKFANVLKDLGVKKGDVVTIYMPMIVETAVAMLACARIGAIHSVVFGGFSPEALGARIVNGKSRFVVTADEGVRGGRKIPLKKNVDAALKNENTANVEKVVVVTRTGNSEVPWNDARDARYEDLMKSASADCPPEPMNAEDPLFMLYTSGSTGAPKGVLHTTGGYMVYASMTHQYVFDYHDGDVYWCTADFGWVTGHSYILYGPLANGAITVLFEGVPNYPDTSRMGQVVDKHKVNILYTAPTAIRALMAEGESCMNGTTRESLKLLGSVGEPINPEAWEWYYRVIGNSKCPIVDTWWQTETGGILISPLPGAIDLKPGSATVPFFGVQPALVDNDGNILEGKTEGNLVILDSWPGQMRTIYGDHERFAQTYFSTYKGMYFTGDGARRDEDGYYWITGRVDDVLNVSGHRLGTAEVESALVAHDKVAEAAVVGYPHEIKGQGIYVYVTLVHGEEPTDELKKELVQWVRKEIGPIASPDVIQWAPGLPKTRSGKIMRRILRKIASNEHDQLGDTSTLADPGVVDDLISGRANQ; encoded by the coding sequence ATGACTGAGAAGCACCTGTATCCGGTGAGCCCGGAAGTGGCCAAGCAGGCCCTTCTGAACCGTGAACAATACGAGAAGATGTACCGCCAGTCGGTCGAAGACCCGGATGCCTTCTGGGCCGAACACGGCAAGCGGATCGACTGGATCAAGCCCTTCACCAAGGTCAAGAACACGACCTACGACTACAACAACCTGTCCATCAAGTGGTTTGAGGACGGCCAGCTGAACGCAGCCGCCAACTGCCTGGACCGCCACCTGGAAAAGCGCGGTGACCAGACCGCCATCATCTTTGAAGGCGATGACCCAGCCGATTCCCACCATGTGACCTACCGCGAGCTACACGAGGAAACCAGCAAGTTCGCCAACGTGCTCAAGGATCTGGGCGTCAAGAAAGGCGATGTGGTAACCATCTACATGCCGATGATCGTCGAGACCGCCGTGGCCATGCTGGCCTGTGCCCGTATCGGCGCCATTCACTCGGTGGTGTTCGGTGGCTTCTCGCCAGAAGCTCTGGGTGCGCGGATTGTGAACGGCAAGTCCCGCTTTGTGGTAACGGCCGATGAGGGCGTGCGCGGCGGGCGGAAGATCCCGCTCAAGAAGAACGTGGATGCGGCCCTGAAGAATGAAAACACCGCCAACGTCGAGAAAGTGGTGGTGGTGACCCGCACCGGCAACTCCGAGGTGCCCTGGAACGACGCTCGCGATGCCCGGTATGAAGACCTGATGAAGTCGGCCTCCGCCGACTGCCCGCCGGAGCCCATGAACGCCGAAGACCCGCTGTTCATGCTGTACACCTCCGGCTCTACGGGTGCCCCTAAGGGTGTGTTGCACACCACAGGTGGCTACATGGTCTATGCCTCTATGACTCACCAGTACGTGTTCGATTACCACGACGGCGATGTCTACTGGTGTACCGCAGACTTTGGCTGGGTTACCGGTCACAGCTACATCCTGTACGGCCCGCTGGCCAACGGCGCCATTACGGTTCTGTTCGAGGGTGTGCCCAACTATCCGGACACTTCCCGTATGGGGCAGGTGGTCGACAAGCACAAGGTCAACATCCTGTATACCGCACCGACCGCCATCCGCGCTCTCATGGCTGAAGGCGAGTCCTGCATGAACGGCACCACCCGCGAGAGCCTGAAGCTGCTGGGTTCCGTTGGCGAGCCGATCAACCCCGAGGCCTGGGAGTGGTACTACCGTGTCATCGGCAACAGCAAGTGCCCGATCGTGGATACCTGGTGGCAGACCGAAACCGGCGGCATCCTGATTTCTCCGCTGCCTGGCGCCATTGATCTCAAGCCTGGTTCTGCCACTGTGCCGTTCTTTGGTGTTCAGCCTGCGTTGGTAGACAACGACGGCAACATTCTGGAAGGCAAGACCGAGGGTAACCTGGTGATCCTGGACAGCTGGCCTGGCCAGATGCGCACCATTTACGGCGATCACGAGCGTTTCGCCCAGACCTACTTCAGCACCTACAAGGGTATGTACTTCACCGGTGACGGTGCCCGTCGCGACGAGGACGGTTACTATTGGATCACTGGCCGGGTGGACGATGTCCTGAACGTGTCCGGCCACCGCCTGGGCACGGCCGAAGTGGAAAGTGCCCTGGTTGCCCACGACAAGGTCGCCGAGGCTGCCGTGGTTGGCTACCCCCACGAGATCAAGGGGCAGGGCATCTACGTCTATGTCACCCTGGTGCACGGCGAGGAGCCCACCGACGAGCTCAAGAAGGAGCTGGTTCAGTGGGTGCGCAAGGAGATCGGCCCGATTGCCTCTCCGGATGTGATCCAGTGGGCGCCGGGACTGCCAAAAACCCGTTCGGGCAAGATTATGCGTCGGATTTTGCGTAAGATTGCTTCCAACGAACACGACCAGTTGGGCGATACCTCCACCCTGGCCGATCCGGGTGTGGTGGATGACCTGATCAGCGGTCGTGCGAACCAGTAA
- a CDS encoding CPXCG motif-containing cysteine-rich protein, with product MSALDSVLVQCPYCWETLDISIDPSVAEQEYVEDCQVCCQPILLRVVIDDNLTPHVEARAENE from the coding sequence ATGTCCGCCCTCGACTCCGTGCTGGTCCAGTGCCCCTACTGCTGGGAGACACTGGATATCAGCATTGATCCGTCGGTGGCCGAGCAGGAGTATGTCGAGGACTGCCAGGTATGCTGCCAGCCGATTCTGTTACGGGTTGTCATTGACGACAACCTGACCCCACACGTAGAGGCCAGAGCCGAGAATGAATAG
- a CDS encoding pyridoxal phosphate-dependent aminotransferase: MAEAANKDTGQSKPRRVKYRKTKASWNPAMQAIPVPGIRRMVNMAATMKDVIHLSIGQPDLPTPKHVIDAYIDALNAGQTGYTMDAGLPELLVALRDYYGKRYNRKLTRDNILITSGATEAMYLAISATSAPGRQFIVTDPSFLLYAPLIRMNGGEVKFVPTRAENNHQLDPDEVIRAMGSRTFALILNNPNNPTGAVYPRSTVETILEECAYRGIQVYADEVYDHLIFDDDDFASVLNCSMDLDNIMCISSFSKTYSMAGLRVGWVISSQAAIKSLRRYHMFTTSVANTPSQFAGVAALTGDQQCVRDMVDIYRERRDKVVELIDQTPYMTGYKPGGAFFAFPDLPPHVDGSDLALRMLKETGVCMVPGDAFGEHCTNAVRISFSTTCEKLEEAFDRVIPWMAKQQF, encoded by the coding sequence ATGGCAGAAGCCGCCAATAAAGATACTGGCCAGTCCAAACCGCGTCGTGTGAAATACCGCAAGACCAAGGCCAGCTGGAACCCTGCCATGCAGGCCATTCCGGTGCCGGGCATCCGGCGCATGGTGAACATGGCGGCCACCATGAAGGATGTGATTCACCTGTCAATTGGCCAGCCGGATCTGCCAACCCCAAAGCACGTGATTGATGCCTACATTGATGCACTCAACGCCGGGCAAACGGGCTATACCATGGATGCTGGCCTGCCGGAGCTTTTGGTCGCCCTGCGGGACTATTACGGCAAGCGCTACAACCGAAAGCTGACGCGGGACAACATTCTCATTACCAGTGGCGCCACCGAAGCGATGTATCTGGCGATTTCCGCCACCTCCGCGCCCGGCCGGCAGTTCATTGTCACGGACCCGTCGTTCCTCCTGTACGCACCGCTGATCCGCATGAATGGCGGTGAGGTGAAGTTCGTACCGACCAGGGCCGAGAATAACCACCAGCTGGATCCGGATGAGGTCATCCGGGCCATGGGTTCCCGCACCTTCGCGCTGATCCTGAACAACCCGAACAACCCGACCGGTGCCGTCTATCCGCGCAGCACTGTCGAGACCATCCTGGAGGAGTGTGCTTACCGGGGCATCCAGGTCTACGCTGATGAGGTTTATGATCACCTGATCTTCGATGACGATGACTTCGCCAGCGTGCTGAACTGCTCGATGGACCTGGACAACATCATGTGCATCAGCAGCTTTTCGAAGACCTACAGCATGGCAGGACTGAGGGTTGGCTGGGTGATTTCCAGTCAGGCCGCCATCAAATCCCTGCGTCGGTACCACATGTTTACCACCTCCGTTGCCAACACGCCTTCCCAGTTTGCGGGTGTGGCGGCTTTGACTGGCGATCAGCAGTGTGTGCGGGATATGGTCGACATTTACCGGGAGCGCCGTGACAAGGTGGTCGAGTTGATCGACCAGACACCGTATATGACCGGCTATAAACCCGGTGGTGCTTTCTTCGCATTTCCCGACCTGCCGCCTCACGTGGATGGTTCGGATCTCGCTCTGAGAATGCTGAAGGAAACGGGCGTCTGTATGGTGCCGGGCGATGCCTTCGGGGAACATTGTACCAATGCGGTCCGCATCAGCTTCTCCACCACCTGTGAAAAGCTGGAAGAGGCCTTTGATCGCGTCATCCCCTGGATGGCGAAGCAGCAGTTCTGA
- a CDS encoding fatty acyl-CoA reductase, whose protein sequence is MAKQPLNPNASSRVLEQLRGKHVLITGTTGFLGKVVLEKLIRAVPDIGGIHLLIRGNKRHPDARERFFEEIATSSVFDRLRQDDPDGFETFIDERVFCVTGEVTEPLFGLPAERFRKLAASLDMVINSAASVNFREELDKALAINTRCLDNVAELARQNASLAVLQVSTCYVNGMNSGQITESVIKPAGEAIPRSTDGYYEIDELVRLLDDKIADVRSRYSGKQLEKKLVDLGIREANRYGWSDTYTFTKWLGEQLLLKALSGRALTIVRPSIIESALEEPAPGWIEGVKVADAIILAYAREKVTLFPGKRSGTIDVIPVDLVANAIILAAAEALAEAPRHRIYQCCSGSSNPVTLGQFIDHLMAESKANYAAYDQLFYRQPTKPFMAVNRRLFDAVVGGVRLPLTLTGKVLRMLGHDRELKILRNLDTTRSLATIFGFYTAPDYIFRNDELLALAARMGELDTMLFPVDARQIDWATYLRKIHLAGLNRYALKERKVYSLRSAKARKKAA, encoded by the coding sequence ATGGCAAAACAGCCGTTGAATCCCAACGCGTCTTCAAGAGTCCTCGAGCAGCTCCGGGGAAAGCATGTTCTGATCACCGGTACCACAGGATTCCTGGGGAAGGTAGTTCTGGAGAAGCTGATTCGGGCTGTTCCGGATATTGGTGGCATTCACCTGCTGATCCGAGGCAACAAGCGCCACCCCGACGCCCGCGAGCGATTCTTCGAGGAAATTGCCACCTCGTCGGTATTCGACCGCCTTCGCCAGGACGACCCTGACGGCTTCGAAACCTTCATTGATGAGCGCGTGTTCTGTGTGACGGGCGAGGTTACCGAACCACTGTTCGGTCTGCCTGCTGAGCGTTTCCGCAAGCTCGCAGCGAGCCTGGATATGGTGATCAACTCCGCGGCCAGCGTGAATTTCCGCGAAGAGCTGGACAAGGCCCTTGCCATCAACACCCGGTGCCTTGATAACGTTGCCGAACTGGCACGCCAGAATGCGTCCCTGGCTGTGCTCCAGGTCTCCACCTGTTACGTCAACGGGATGAATTCCGGCCAGATTACCGAATCGGTGATCAAACCCGCCGGCGAGGCCATTCCCCGGAGCACCGATGGATACTATGAAATTGACGAGCTGGTGCGACTACTGGACGACAAGATAGCGGATGTCCGCTCGCGCTATTCGGGTAAGCAGCTAGAGAAAAAGCTGGTGGACCTGGGTATTCGCGAGGCCAACCGTTATGGCTGGAGCGACACCTACACCTTCACCAAATGGCTCGGTGAGCAGCTGTTACTGAAGGCGCTCTCTGGCCGGGCGTTGACCATTGTACGTCCGTCCATTATCGAAAGTGCTCTGGAGGAGCCGGCGCCGGGCTGGATCGAGGGCGTGAAGGTGGCTGATGCGATCATCCTGGCCTACGCCCGGGAAAAGGTCACCCTGTTCCCGGGCAAGCGCTCGGGCACCATCGATGTGATTCCTGTGGATCTGGTGGCGAACGCCATTATCCTGGCAGCGGCCGAAGCCCTCGCCGAAGCGCCGAGGCACAGGATCTATCAGTGCTGCAGCGGCAGTTCCAATCCGGTGACGCTGGGTCAGTTCATTGACCACCTGATGGCCGAGTCGAAAGCCAACTATGCCGCCTACGACCAGCTCTTCTACCGTCAGCCGACCAAGCCCTTCATGGCGGTAAACCGCCGGCTGTTCGATGCGGTGGTGGGTGGCGTGCGCCTGCCCCTGACGCTGACCGGCAAGGTGCTGCGTATGCTCGGGCACGATCGAGAACTGAAGATCCTGCGCAACCTGGATACCACTCGCTCTCTGGCGACCATCTTCGGGTTCTACACCGCGCCGGACTATATCTTCCGCAACGATGAGCTGTTAGCTCTGGCGGCCCGCATGGGCGAGCTGGATACGATGCTGTTCCCGGTTGATGCCCGCCAGATCGATTGGGCAACCTACCTCCGCAAGATCCACCTTGCCGGTCTCAACCGGTACGCCCTGAAAGAGCGCAAGGTATACAGCCTGCGTTCGGCCAAGGCCCGGAAGAAGGCAGCCTGA